In a single window of the Rhizobiaceae bacterium genome:
- a CDS encoding haloacid dehalogenase-like hydrolase, whose product MNYVRRTFLKLALVATFAFGSTASVFAQDLPSWKEGATKQSIVDFVTAVTKEGGPDYVAPADRIATFDNDGTLWGEQPMYVQLAFALDRVKAMAPDHPEWKDTEPFKSILANDLVGVAASGEKGLMEVVGATHAGMTSEEFTKIATDWIESARHPKTGRLYTEMVFQPMLELIDYLKSNEFKVFIVSGGGMEFMRPWTERVYGIPSERVVGSSIKAKYDDSGAAPVISRLAEVDFIDDGAGKPVGIYNRIGKRPIAAFGNSDGDFQMLEWTTSGPGRRFGLIVHHDDADREYAYDRQSHFGKLDKALDAAPKHGWTIVSIKADWNQVYPQ is encoded by the coding sequence ATGAACTATGTACGACGTACCTTCTTGAAACTCGCGCTCGTCGCGACATTCGCATTTGGATCGACAGCGTCTGTGTTTGCACAGGACCTTCCCTCGTGGAAGGAAGGCGCGACGAAACAAAGCATCGTCGACTTTGTTACGGCCGTTACCAAAGAAGGGGGCCCGGACTACGTGGCCCCGGCGGACCGTATCGCCACGTTCGACAATGACGGCACGCTGTGGGGCGAACAACCCATGTATGTCCAGCTCGCGTTTGCGCTGGATCGCGTTAAGGCGATGGCGCCCGACCACCCGGAATGGAAGGACACCGAGCCTTTCAAGTCGATCCTTGCCAACGACCTTGTCGGCGTGGCCGCGTCGGGGGAGAAGGGGCTCATGGAAGTCGTCGGTGCGACCCACGCCGGAATGACGAGCGAGGAATTCACTAAAATCGCAACCGACTGGATCGAGAGCGCCAGGCATCCCAAGACTGGACGTCTGTATACCGAAATGGTGTTCCAGCCGATGCTGGAGTTGATCGACTACCTCAAGTCGAATGAGTTCAAGGTATTCATCGTATCGGGCGGCGGCATGGAATTCATGCGGCCATGGACCGAACGCGTGTATGGCATTCCTTCAGAGAGGGTCGTGGGATCATCCATCAAGGCCAAGTATGATGACAGCGGCGCCGCACCTGTCATTTCTCGTCTGGCAGAGGTCGATTTCATTGACGACGGCGCAGGTAAGCCCGTCGGCATCTACAACCGCATCGGAAAGCGCCCCATCGCCGCCTTCGGCAATTCAGACGGCGACTTCCAGATGCTCGAATGGACAACTTCCGGCCCCGGACGCAGGTTCGGGTTGATCGTGCACCACGACGATGCCGACCGCGAATATGCATATGATCGCCAGTCACATTTCGGCAAGTTGGACAAGGCGCTCGACGCCGCACCAAAGCACGGCTGGACAATTGTCAGTATTAAGGCAGACTGGAATCAAGTTTATCCACAATAA
- a CDS encoding arylsulfatase: MTPRIFRPSGWLLATGLALLGGLPAAAQDQAKPNILFIVSDDTGYGDLGAYLGGENRGMPTPNLDQLAHDGMMFTSFYAQPSCTPGRAAMQTGRIPNRSGMTTVAFQGQGGGLPAAEWTLGSVMKTGGYDTYFTGKWHLGEDDYALPNAQGYDVMKYVGLYHLNAYTYADPTWFPDMTPDLRAMFEKVTKGSLSGKAGEKATEDFKINGQYVDTPDKGVVGIPFFDGYIEKAALEFLDEAAKKPNTPFYINVNFMKVHQPNLPAPEFQGKSISKSKYADSVVELDTRIGNILKKLDDLGLRDNTIVFYTTDNGAWQDVYPDAGYTPFRGTKGTVREGGNRVPAMVRWPGHVKPEGKSAAIVGGLDLMATFASVAGIKLPTEDREGKPIIFDSYDMTPVWEGTGPSKRNSWFYFTENELTPGAARVDHYKAVFNLRGDDGASTGGLAVDSNLGWKGAESYAATVPQVFDILQDPQERYDIFMNNFTERTWTMVTISQAINDLMQTYVKYPPRKLQSESYSGPITLTQYQRFQFIRDELAKDGVTIGLPTGN, encoded by the coding sequence ATGACCCCTCGTATCTTTCGACCATCCGGATGGCTGCTGGCCACCGGATTGGCATTGCTAGGCGGCTTGCCTGCGGCCGCGCAGGATCAGGCCAAACCAAACATTCTGTTCATCGTATCGGATGACACCGGCTATGGCGACCTCGGCGCCTATCTGGGCGGCGAGAACCGCGGCATGCCCACTCCCAATCTCGATCAGTTGGCGCATGACGGCATGATGTTCACCTCTTTCTATGCCCAGCCATCCTGTACTCCCGGTCGCGCAGCGATGCAGACCGGCCGTATCCCGAACCGTTCGGGCATGACCACCGTGGCCTTCCAGGGCCAGGGCGGCGGCCTGCCTGCGGCGGAATGGACACTTGGCTCGGTCATGAAGACGGGCGGCTATGACACCTATTTCACCGGCAAGTGGCACCTGGGCGAGGACGACTACGCACTCCCCAACGCGCAGGGCTATGACGTCATGAAGTATGTCGGCCTGTACCATTTGAACGCCTACACCTATGCAGACCCGACCTGGTTCCCGGACATGACTCCCGATCTGCGCGCCATGTTCGAGAAGGTGACCAAGGGCTCTCTCTCGGGCAAGGCCGGCGAGAAGGCTACTGAAGACTTCAAGATCAATGGTCAGTATGTCGACACACCGGACAAGGGTGTGGTGGGTATCCCCTTCTTTGACGGCTATATCGAAAAGGCGGCGCTGGAATTCCTCGACGAAGCCGCGAAGAAGCCGAACACGCCGTTCTATATCAATGTGAACTTCATGAAGGTCCACCAGCCGAACCTTCCGGCACCGGAGTTTCAAGGCAAGTCCATCTCGAAAAGCAAATATGCCGACTCAGTGGTGGAACTCGATACCCGTATCGGCAACATCCTGAAAAAGCTCGACGACCTCGGACTACGTGACAACACCATCGTGTTCTACACCACCGACAACGGTGCATGGCAGGACGTCTATCCGGACGCTGGATATACGCCGTTCCGTGGAACAAAAGGCACCGTGCGTGAGGGCGGCAACCGCGTTCCCGCAATGGTCCGCTGGCCTGGCCACGTTAAGCCGGAGGGCAAGAGCGCGGCCATCGTCGGCGGCCTCGACCTCATGGCAACCTTCGCTTCTGTCGCTGGAATCAAATTGCCCACGGAAGATCGGGAAGGCAAGCCGATCATCTTCGACAGCTACGACATGACGCCCGTCTGGGAAGGAACAGGTCCTTCCAAGCGCAATTCCTGGTTCTACTTCACCGAGAACGAACTGACCCCCGGCGCGGCCCGCGTGGACCACTATAAGGCGGTGTTCAACCTGCGTGGCGACGATGGCGCATCAACCGGCGGTCTCGCAGTTGACTCGAACCTCGGCTGGAAGGGTGCGGAGAGCTATGCCGCAACTGTTCCTCAGGTATTTGACATCCTGCAGGATCCCCAGGAACGCTATGATATTTTCATGAACAACTTCACCGAGCGCACCTGGACCATGGTTACGATCAGCCAGGCGATCAACGACCTGATGCAGACCTATGTAAAGTATCCGCCCCGCAAGTTGCAGAGCGAGAGCTATTCGGGCCCGATCACCTTGACTCAGTACCAGCGTTTCCAGTTCATCCGCGATGAGTTGGCCAAAGATGGGGTAACCATCGGACTGCCCACCGGTAACTGA
- a CDS encoding haloacid dehalogenase-like hydrolase, producing the protein MKADSTTSLHLNRRSLLSAAALLPALAASGGLLGSAIAADEPLASWNDSGPKAAIIDFVEQVTNPSSSEFVPEAERIAVFDNDGTLWVEQPMYTQLAFALARVKQAADSHPEWKTTQPFKAALEGDFKALAASGEKGLLDLVMATHAGMTVAQFETIVTTWLSEARDPRFNRPYTELVYQPMIELLAFLRSKGFKTFIVSGGGIEFMRPWSEQIYGVPSDQVIGSSIKTKFTMRDGVPTLFRLPEVNFVNDGPGKPVGINEHIGMRPIAAFGNSDGDLEMLQWTTMGAGPSFGLIVHHTDAEREYAYDRQSSFGHLDKALEAASVNHWTVVDMQKDWKIIFSFDSK; encoded by the coding sequence ATGAAAGCTGACAGCACCACCTCGCTCCATCTCAATCGACGTTCATTGCTTTCGGCGGCCGCCTTGCTTCCTGCGCTTGCCGCCTCAGGAGGGCTATTAGGCTCCGCGATTGCAGCAGATGAGCCACTCGCATCATGGAATGACAGTGGGCCGAAGGCCGCCATCATCGACTTCGTAGAACAGGTCACAAATCCGAGTTCGAGCGAATTCGTGCCCGAGGCGGAGCGCATTGCCGTTTTTGACAATGACGGAACGCTCTGGGTGGAACAGCCGATGTATACCCAACTCGCGTTCGCCCTGGCCCGTGTCAAGCAGGCGGCAGACTCTCATCCGGAGTGGAAGACAACACAGCCCTTCAAGGCGGCGCTGGAAGGCGATTTCAAGGCATTGGCAGCGAGCGGGGAAAAGGGATTGCTCGACCTCGTCATGGCAACGCATGCCGGGATGACGGTCGCGCAATTCGAAACCATCGTTACGACATGGCTGAGTGAAGCCAGAGACCCGCGCTTCAATCGTCCCTATACCGAACTGGTATACCAGCCGATGATTGAGCTGCTGGCCTTTCTGCGATCCAAGGGCTTCAAGACATTCATTGTATCAGGAGGAGGCATCGAGTTCATGCGCCCCTGGAGCGAACAAATCTACGGGGTGCCCTCCGACCAGGTGATCGGATCTTCCATCAAGACCAAGTTCACGATGCGCGATGGCGTTCCCACGCTCTTCCGCCTGCCCGAAGTCAATTTTGTCAATGATGGTCCGGGAAAGCCGGTCGGGATCAACGAGCACATAGGTATGAGGCCGATTGCTGCGTTCGGCAATTCCGACGGCGACCTGGAGATGTTGCAATGGACGACGATGGGAGCCGGTCCCAGCTTCGGCCTTATTGTCCATCATACCGATGCAGAGCGTGAATATGCCTACGACCGCCAGTCATCCTTCGGACATCTCGACAAGGCGCTCGAAGCCGCTTCAGTCAATCACTGGACCGTCGTCGACATGCAGAAGGATTGGAAGATAATCTTTTCATTTGATTCCAAATGA
- a CDS encoding tetratricopeptide repeat protein, with amino-acid sequence MGVEPLQQYLVELPGGRLQALDIAWDTVAGRWYHLYPDQDATAGNGLHWTGFYKNWQARCAVCHQTDFRKNYKQETHSYQSTWSELTVGCEACHGPGGTHVAWAQKKPQRQWTGLLPNGLLKPQSNSRQSIEQDMCGPCHSRRDPLGADSTLPGDHFSDHYALTPLGGLYFADGQQYQEVYILGSFLQSKMHEKGVTCSNCHDPHSGRTLAEGNAICTQCHNESGRAEFPSLVSKKYDSPQHHHHTEGTPGAQCVNCHMPERKYMTVDGRRDHFFRIPDPELSKLIGSPDACGTCHTDKTAEWGASAIHSWSPDRAPSDHSTALLFSDVLQKGLSSERLSELATLAQDTRKPDVVRASALDDMGDQVDPAMLEPLSRLLTDSSELVRSKAPRLWRSVPGPERVRILMPLLKDPVATVRIAAALEMASIKPDDLPMETRSGLDAALQEMRASMTAKSDFPEGQMAIGGLAVASGNWVAAQEAFAEAVFMDPQLVQVWLTRARIAGALGDNAEAIAILNAAYTQNPASADVGGALAQLLLSQGRLPDAIPVLRDLLEVVPDDLHTRINLAYALLQTGDLQAAGMEIGRLRLSNPQQPEVMILHASHQLALGDLVGSRETVRELKRAYPNLRLPPKLEALATLP; translated from the coding sequence GTGGGGGTCGAGCCGCTTCAGCAGTATCTGGTCGAACTTCCCGGCGGCAGGCTTCAAGCGCTCGATATCGCCTGGGACACTGTCGCCGGGCGTTGGTACCATCTCTATCCCGATCAGGACGCGACTGCGGGAAACGGCCTTCACTGGACAGGCTTCTACAAAAATTGGCAGGCGCGATGCGCGGTCTGCCATCAGACCGACTTTCGCAAGAACTATAAGCAGGAAACCCATAGCTATCAGAGTACATGGTCGGAACTGACGGTGGGTTGCGAGGCATGCCATGGCCCGGGTGGGACACACGTCGCATGGGCACAGAAGAAGCCCCAGCGTCAGTGGACCGGTCTCCTCCCGAACGGTTTATTGAAGCCACAGTCGAACAGCAGGCAGTCGATCGAACAGGATATGTGCGGCCCGTGTCACTCGCGTCGCGATCCACTCGGCGCAGACAGCACCTTGCCGGGCGACCACTTCTCTGACCACTACGCCTTGACCCCGCTCGGCGGCCTCTATTTCGCCGACGGTCAGCAGTACCAGGAGGTCTATATACTAGGTTCGTTCCTGCAATCGAAAATGCATGAGAAAGGGGTCACGTGTTCCAACTGCCATGATCCGCATTCGGGTCGGACACTGGCCGAAGGCAACGCAATATGCACGCAATGCCACAACGAGTCGGGCCGCGCCGAATTTCCTTCGCTCGTCTCGAAGAAATACGATTCTCCCCAACACCATCATCACACGGAAGGCACGCCCGGTGCGCAATGCGTGAACTGCCACATGCCCGAGCGCAAATATATGACCGTGGACGGACGGCGTGACCATTTCTTCCGGATTCCAGATCCGGAGCTTTCGAAACTGATAGGTTCGCCGGACGCATGCGGGACCTGCCACACCGACAAAACTGCCGAATGGGGGGCATCCGCAATCCACTCTTGGTCGCCCGACCGTGCGCCGTCCGACCATTCCACCGCGTTGCTGTTTTCCGATGTTCTACAGAAAGGCCTGAGCAGCGAGCGGCTTTCCGAACTGGCAACTTTGGCGCAGGACACCAGAAAGCCAGACGTCGTACGTGCCAGCGCATTGGACGACATGGGCGACCAGGTCGACCCGGCCATGCTGGAGCCCTTGTCCAGGCTTTTGACCGACAGCAGTGAACTCGTCCGTTCAAAGGCTCCGCGACTGTGGCGTTCGGTGCCCGGACCCGAACGGGTGCGCATATTGATGCCACTGCTCAAGGACCCGGTCGCCACTGTGAGAATTGCCGCCGCGCTCGAAATGGCTTCCATCAAGCCGGACGACCTGCCGATGGAAACTCGTTCCGGTCTCGACGCCGCACTTCAGGAGATGCGCGCGTCTATGACCGCAAAGTCTGATTTCCCCGAGGGCCAGATGGCCATCGGCGGACTTGCAGTGGCGAGTGGGAATTGGGTCGCTGCGCAGGAGGCCTTCGCCGAGGCTGTGTTTATGGATCCCCAATTGGTGCAGGTCTGGCTGACGCGGGCGCGGATTGCAGGTGCGCTCGGCGACAACGCCGAGGCAATTGCGATCCTTAATGCCGCCTATACGCAAAATCCGGCGAGCGCCGATGTCGGCGGCGCGCTCGCTCAACTACTGCTCAGTCAAGGACGCCTTCCCGATGCAATCCCGGTGCTTCGCGATCTCCTTGAGGTCGTACCAGATGATCTGCATACCCGCATCAATCTTGCATATGCGCTGCTCCAGACTGGCGATCTGCAAGCGGCCGGGATGGAGATCGGACGCTTGCGCCTATCGAATCCGCAGCAACCCGAAGTGATGATCCTGCACGCATCCCATCAACTCGCCCTCGGAGATCTGGTCGGAAGCCGTGAAACCGTGCGGGAACTGAAGCGCGCCTATCCCAACCTGCGTCTTCCGCCCAAACTCGAGGCGCTTGCTACGCTTCCGTGA
- a CDS encoding aldehyde dehydrogenase family protein, giving the protein MDELAKEYLANLVRFMGPAGKILINGSWIAAGSEEPIDVHNPATGKVIAHIAAGGKAEVDLAVKAARAAFDEGPWTRITPTERSRLIWRLSDLIEANSEEFALLETLDNGKPLGAARADVATAVGHLRYNAGWPTKLTGDTIAPSSENALLMYTLREPVGVAGLIAPWNFPLVNAILKLAPALAAGCTVVLKPAEQTSLTTLRLGMLICEAGIPDGVVNIVTGYGREAGAALTEHPGVDKISFTGSTQVGRNILRAAAGDFKRVSLELGGKSPVIIFPDADLEQAIEGAAARIFGNAGQVCTANSRLYTHRDVFDRVVEGVSERAEKIKVGPGFDAGSQMGPVISREQRDRILGHIEAGVSEGATLTTGGRGIGSEGYFIEPTVFVQTKPDMSVMREEIFGPVLCAASFSEDDLDSIAREANDTVYGLSAAIWTRDLTTAHLLSRKLRAGSIRINGAGNDFALPFGGYKQSGFGRENGREGVEAFTELKSVSIGH; this is encoded by the coding sequence ATGGACGAACTGGCAAAGGAATATCTGGCGAACCTTGTGCGGTTCATGGGACCCGCAGGCAAGATTCTCATCAACGGCAGTTGGATCGCGGCAGGGTCTGAAGAACCGATCGACGTCCATAATCCGGCGACGGGCAAGGTCATCGCTCATATCGCTGCGGGTGGAAAGGCGGAGGTCGATCTTGCGGTCAAGGCCGCGAGAGCCGCCTTTGACGAAGGCCCGTGGACGCGGATAACACCAACCGAGCGCAGCCGGTTGATCTGGCGGCTGTCCGACCTGATCGAGGCGAATTCCGAGGAGTTCGCGCTTCTGGAAACGCTCGACAACGGAAAGCCGTTGGGCGCGGCACGCGCCGATGTCGCGACCGCCGTGGGGCATCTGCGCTACAATGCCGGATGGCCAACGAAGCTGACGGGCGACACGATCGCTCCATCGAGCGAAAACGCGCTGCTCATGTACACCTTGCGCGAACCGGTTGGCGTCGCGGGGCTTATCGCCCCGTGGAATTTTCCCCTTGTCAACGCGATCCTCAAGCTTGCGCCTGCCCTCGCGGCGGGCTGCACGGTCGTTCTGAAACCTGCCGAACAGACCTCCCTGACCACCTTGCGTCTGGGGATGCTGATCTGCGAAGCTGGCATTCCCGATGGCGTCGTCAACATCGTCACCGGCTATGGGCGCGAGGCAGGAGCGGCCCTGACGGAACACCCCGGCGTCGACAAGATTTCATTCACCGGCTCGACGCAGGTTGGCCGCAACATACTTCGCGCGGCGGCGGGCGACTTCAAGCGCGTCAGCCTCGAGCTTGGCGGCAAATCGCCGGTCATCATCTTTCCGGACGCCGATCTGGAGCAGGCCATCGAGGGTGCGGCTGCCCGCATATTCGGGAACGCCGGCCAGGTCTGCACCGCCAATTCTCGCCTCTACACGCATCGCGACGTGTTCGACCGGGTTGTGGAGGGTGTGTCGGAACGTGCCGAAAAGATCAAAGTCGGACCGGGATTCGACGCCGGATCGCAGATGGGCCCGGTCATTTCGCGCGAGCAGCGGGACCGCATACTCGGCCATATCGAGGCCGGCGTTTCCGAGGGAGCGACCTTGACGACGGGCGGCCGAGGCATCGGAAGTGAAGGCTATTTCATCGAGCCCACCGTCTTTGTGCAGACGAAGCCGGACATGAGCGTGATGCGCGAGGAAATATTCGGTCCGGTTCTTTGTGCCGCATCTTTCAGCGAAGACGATCTCGACAGCATTGCCCGCGAGGCAAACGACACGGTCTACGGGCTTTCTGCGGCGATCTGGACACGCGACCTCACGACCGCGCATCTGCTTTCCCGGAAACTGAGGGCTGGTTCGATCCGTATAAACGGCGCGGGCAATGACTTCGCGTTGCCGTTCGGAGGCTACAAGCAATCCGGCTTCGGACGCGAAAACGGACGCGAAGGCGTCGAGGCATTCACCGAATTGAAAAGCGTTTCAATAGGCCACTAG
- a CDS encoding GMC family oxidoreductase N-terminal domain-containing protein has product MPEEFDYVIVGAGSAGCVVALRLSEAGKTVCVLEAGPTDKDPYIQIPAGYVKNIFSTTRTWNFLSEGIPGSDGRQIKLVQGRGVGGSSAINGLIYNRGQPDDFNTWAQKGNPGWGYEDVVPYFKRSERRIGKGDARYRGFDGPLTVTDAHSRDPLCDMFVKAATSLGFPYTDDYNGDGQEGVGTWQFTIDTTGRWLIRQSAARAFLKPALKTGRVSLRANSSATRILFRDGEAVGVEYRKGGKGGPVSEVRARREVILSSGALNSPRLLQISGVGPKEHLRSLGVEVIRDIPGVGANLSDHFQLRVATKVRGLSTVNERGRGIPLAWEIAKWAAGRPSLLGMAPTLMRLFFRSDPALDNPDLQISFTPGSYQEGIPGLLDRYPGITLGGHQQRPESRGFVRARSTDIDVQPAIQPNYLSTEADQKAIIQIVRTARRILHTPTFAPHVVEEVFPGSSVQSDSEILDFARKRGGTVYHHTGTARMGPDGDAGAVVDPRLRVRGLRGLRVVDASIMPTPISGPTNAASIMIGEKGADLILEDEKAA; this is encoded by the coding sequence ATGCCAGAGGAGTTCGACTACGTCATAGTGGGGGCAGGAAGCGCGGGCTGCGTTGTGGCCTTGCGATTATCGGAAGCGGGAAAAACCGTGTGCGTCCTCGAGGCTGGTCCGACCGACAAGGACCCCTACATTCAAATTCCCGCTGGCTATGTGAAGAACATCTTCAGCACCACCCGTACCTGGAATTTCCTCAGCGAGGGAATACCCGGATCCGATGGACGGCAGATCAAACTGGTTCAGGGACGGGGCGTCGGCGGTTCGAGCGCGATCAACGGCCTGATCTACAATCGCGGACAGCCGGACGATTTCAACACCTGGGCGCAGAAAGGCAATCCGGGATGGGGCTATGAGGACGTCGTGCCGTATTTCAAGCGCTCCGAGCGGCGCATCGGCAAGGGCGACGCAAGGTATAGGGGCTTCGACGGGCCGCTTACCGTCACGGATGCCCATTCGCGCGATCCGCTATGCGACATGTTCGTCAAGGCCGCGACCAGCCTCGGTTTTCCCTACACGGACGACTATAATGGCGACGGCCAGGAAGGTGTCGGAACCTGGCAGTTCACAATCGACACCACCGGGCGGTGGCTCATTCGACAGAGCGCGGCGCGTGCATTCCTGAAGCCCGCCCTGAAGACCGGCCGGGTTTCATTGCGCGCCAACAGTTCCGCAACAAGGATATTGTTCCGCGACGGCGAGGCGGTCGGCGTGGAATATCGCAAGGGCGGCAAGGGCGGTCCCGTCTCGGAAGTGCGGGCGCGGCGCGAAGTGATCTTGTCGTCGGGTGCCCTGAATTCCCCCCGCCTTCTGCAGATTTCAGGCGTCGGCCCGAAGGAACATCTGCGCTCGCTCGGAGTGGAGGTGATCCGAGATATTCCCGGCGTCGGAGCAAACCTCTCTGACCATTTCCAGTTGCGCGTCGCCACAAAGGTGCGGGGTCTCAGCACGGTCAATGAACGCGGTCGGGGCATTCCGCTGGCGTGGGAAATCGCAAAATGGGCGGCTGGCAGACCGAGCCTGCTCGGCATGGCGCCCACGCTCATGCGTCTGTTTTTCCGCTCCGACCCGGCGCTGGACAATCCCGATCTCCAGATATCCTTCACTCCGGGAAGCTATCAGGAAGGAATACCGGGCCTGCTCGACCGCTATCCCGGTATCACGCTTGGCGGCCATCAGCAGCGACCCGAAAGCCGTGGCTTTGTACGCGCCCGCTCGACGGACATCGACGTCCAGCCGGCAATTCAGCCCAACTATCTGAGCACCGAGGCAGACCAGAAGGCGATCATCCAGATCGTTCGCACCGCGCGGCGCATCCTCCACACACCGACATTCGCCCCCCATGTCGTGGAAGAAGTCTTTCCGGGGTCCTCCGTGCAAAGCGACAGCGAAATCCTCGACTTCGCCCGCAAGCGCGGCGGGACCGTCTACCATCATACCGGGACAGCGCGCATGGGACCGGACGGTGACGCGGGCGCCGTCGTCGATCCGCGCCTCCGAGTGAGGGGCTTGCGCGGCCTGCGTGTCGTCGATGCCTCCATCATGCCCACTCCGATCTCGGGACCGACAAACGCCGCATCGATCATGATCGGTGAAAAAGGCGCGGACCTGATCCTCGAGGATGAGAAAGCCGCCTGA
- a CDS encoding DUF1254 domain-containing protein yields MKLLRRTVSLGAASVLAATSLSSGSALADGLISDLMEGSDEFGLAVEAYAYGYPLVTMEMTRRVITNVAEPKGTRAPMGHLIRLREYPDAKFRDVTAPNADTLYTTAFFDVGEEPWIVSLPDMNDRYALFPMLDGWTTVFEVPGKRTTGTQAQTYAITGPGWEGTLPEGVKQYKSPTSIVWLLGRIYCTGTQEDYAEVHKLQDQVKLYPLSAWGKEWTPPAGNVDPSIDMKTAVRDQVNKMDAVEYFTLLAELLKRNPPYDADAPMLEKLAQIGIVPGKDFDKSKFDPAFAKRVPQIGFAKIMLHFKFSDGDIKDVDGWGFTMKTGIYGTNYVQRALITAVGLGANRPQDAIYPTSQKSNGEIINRKYDGSEKYVLTFKKDLTPPVSGFWSLTMYDENYFFVDNPLNRYSISARQPLKANADGSIDLLIQHESPGSDKESNWLPAPPGKFILMMRLYWPNESNPSIIDGTWTIPPVRKVS; encoded by the coding sequence ATGAAACTTCTTCGCCGCACCGTTTCGCTGGGGGCCGCTAGCGTGCTCGCCGCAACCTCGCTCAGTTCAGGGTCAGCGCTTGCCGACGGCTTGATCTCGGATCTCATGGAGGGGTCCGATGAGTTCGGTCTTGCCGTTGAAGCCTATGCCTATGGCTATCCACTTGTGACGATGGAGATGACGCGCCGCGTCATCACCAATGTCGCCGAGCCTAAGGGGACCAGGGCGCCGATGGGTCATCTCATCAGATTGCGTGAGTATCCGGATGCCAAGTTCCGGGATGTTACCGCGCCCAATGCGGACACGCTTTACACGACGGCTTTTTTCGACGTCGGCGAAGAACCATGGATCGTCAGCTTGCCAGACATGAACGATCGCTACGCACTATTTCCGATGCTGGATGGCTGGACCACCGTTTTCGAGGTTCCCGGCAAGCGGACCACGGGGACGCAGGCGCAGACTTACGCCATAACCGGCCCCGGCTGGGAAGGAACGCTGCCGGAGGGCGTCAAGCAGTACAAGTCACCGACCAGCATTGTCTGGCTCCTTGGCCGCATCTACTGCACGGGTACGCAGGAAGATTACGCGGAGGTTCACAAGCTTCAGGATCAGGTGAAGTTGTATCCGTTGAGCGCATGGGGGAAGGAATGGACGCCACCCGCGGGGAACGTAGACCCGTCGATCGATATGAAGACGGCGGTGCGCGACCAGGTCAACAAGATGGACGCGGTCGAATATTTCACTCTGCTGGCCGAGCTCCTGAAGCGTAATCCACCGTATGACGCCGATGCGCCGATGCTGGAGAAGCTTGCGCAGATTGGAATCGTACCCGGAAAGGATTTCGACAAATCGAAGTTCGATCCAGCCTTCGCAAAGCGGGTCCCGCAAATTGGCTTCGCCAAGATCATGTTGCACTTCAAGTTCAGCGATGGCGATATTAAGGACGTTGATGGCTGGGGCTTTACGATGAAGACCGGCATCTACGGTACCAACTATGTCCAGCGGGCGCTCATAACAGCCGTCGGACTCGGAGCAAACAGACCTCAGGACGCGATCTATCCAACGTCGCAGAAGTCCAATGGGGAGATCATCAACCGAAAATATGACGGATCCGAAAAATACGTCCTGACCTTCAAAAAGGATCTCACTCCACCCGTCTCCGGCTTCTGGTCGCTGACCATGTATGACGAGAATTACTTCTTTGTCGACAATCCGCTGAACCGCTATTCGATCAGCGCGCGTCAACCGCTAAAGGCCAACGCGGATGGTTCGATCGATCTGCTGATCCAGCACGAATCCCCTGGTTCCGACAAGGAGTCCAACTGGCTTCCCGCGCCTCCGGGCAAGTTCATCCTGATGATGCGGCTGTATTGGCCGAACGAAAGCAATCCGTCGATCATCGATGGAACTTGGACAATTCCTCCGGTTAGAAAGGTGAGTTGA